AATAAAACTCTTGGGAGCTAAATATATAACAGAATTATCTGACATGTCAGAGAAATAACACAAGCAACACTGATTATATATCCTCCTTGAACACAAAATATATTGCTTTTGAACCATGGCAATAAAAATGTGCAATTTTTATGATAGAATTTCAAATGAATGAAATCTTTTGTAAAATGACTAAAAAATTTTGGTAAAGATCATAAGACACTATTTGTGCGTAGACAGTCAGCCATTGACATTGTTCATAATCAAGTCCAACAAGATAGGACAAAGCACATAGAGGAACCTTGACATTTCAACAAAGAGAAACTAGATGAGGGTTTGATCATTACAACTTATGTTCCCTTAGGTCATCTATGGGCGGACGTGTTGACTAAAGGACTTTCCACACAGTGCCAGCAAGCTATGAAGGATAGATATTCATTCACCAACTTGAAGGGGAGTGTTGTGAATATTGAATGGCCAATTTTagaacaaaatatttttttcttatttttcttcatgTCTATATTGTGTAATTATTAGGACAGATTTTATTCAGGTTAAGATTTATTAAGATTTATTAGGATTCATGTACATTATTAGTCTACAAATATTAGTGCTTGATTTGTATATAATCCGTGAATAAAATTTCTGATCATGTTCATTTTTTCAAGTAGATCAATCAGATTATGATTGCTGCCAACAAATTGCTTTATTTGTGTGATGCAATCAAACTTCTCGTGGCTGCTGGGTTTTGTTGTCTCCTCAGCTACTactgtttttcttcttcttttcacaCCACCCAGACCTGATTTCTTAGGTAggcattatttgaaaaaaataaaacatttgtTCTTTCAAAACTTTAGTTACCTTAACACTTGAATTTTTCCACCATAACCAAAAACCTATTGTACCCAGTACTTTTCTGACTTCACAGCATCCAAAGGCCAAAATCAGTTGACCCCTCAAACCACACTTTGCTTAAAGGCTCCTCCTTCAATTTCCTACTCAGCAATCTTTCAATCCTATTCTTTCTACCATATATCCAATCCTAACCTTCCACTATCTGACATCAAGAGAGCATCAGGAATAGTCATAACTCAAAATATTTGAATTTGGACATCGCTTGGTAGGCAAGAATTTGGATAGAAGAGAAAACATAGCATACAAAACACAGAGTCCAAACTATTTTCTCTTCTTTGGTAGTGCTGAAAATGTGGAGAGAATAGATTATATGAAGTGGGATCCACCTAAAGTGTTTTCATCTCTAGCATGAAGAGAAAACCTGTATAAGGGGGTATTTTGTGTTATTTGACCAGAATGCCCCCttctttatattttataattatgataaaaatattaataacaatAACGATAAATctcttaaattatattttaaaagtatattttttacaaaaaaaaataattatcaaatttaatttttactttaAGATATTTATGTCATTTTGCAAACATAGTAACATATCTTACTTTTCTTTTCACTTACTCTCCAACCAAACAACCTGAATATCATCTCATTTTCTACTCTCTTTCTTTCATTCCACtttcttttctctcactttTCTTTTACATACCAAACATACCCTTTGACTTACTAAATAAATTCCCCTTTAGCACAAACTCAAAGATTAGGACTCCAAGTTCACAATCTTCgttataaaaaaattacctgAACCAGCTGAGTTACTTCGGTCTTCACAAATACATTGGCTGGGAACCTTGAGGCCAAGGATAAAGCAATCCTAGGATCCACTGAGAAGGCAGTCCTAGTATACTCTATCCATTTGTCTGAACTAACCTTGGGTCGGGAACTACTTTCTCTGAAAATACAAACCAGGTATTTGAAATCTCAGACAGGAGGGAGGAACaaaaagatataaaaaaaattcagcagTAGAAAATAGATGTATACTTTGTGTTAGTTGGCTGCGCCCAGACGTCAAGCCTATCGGCCTCATGTTGGCATAGCATTAAAAGTAGCTGCTTCCGCTTTTCTCTGCCTACAGCATAGTTCTCCATTTGACCCCAGACAGGATGATAGAGATCACTCTATAGACAAGTAGATATTAGCACAAAATATTTGCAAGTCCCTACtttgaaaatttaaaaccaAAGATCAATAACAAAAAGAGcatgaattttgaaaactttcaaCAATTAATGTTCCAAAAGCCATAGTTTAAGTGGATGTCAACGCAAGGCATAGAGTAATTACCATATCAGCCAAAGAATTCCCATTTTCTTGTCCATTTCCTTTTGAGCCTAATTGAACAGCATCTCCTTTCATATTTGAAAGGTAATGAACAAATAGAGAAACAGACTGAGCCTCACATTGAGCAAAATTTGTATAGTTTGTGTCATACCATTCCGGCTCATAAGCAAACCAACCCAAAGACGCCCTGCAAATGCACCAAAAAACGTTTTCAATTAGTTCAAAGAAAGATGAGCATGATTATTCAAAGTCGTGTCGTTCTCATAGCAAGAAACTCATTGTTCTAATCAAGAACGCCAAAAATAAAACTATGCAGACAGTATTGCTCACCGATAAATCCGATCTTCCAGCAGCTGAAGCCCTAATTGAAATTTTTGCAGATTTCCCTGAAACTGGCAAGTGCAATACTTGAGCCCTAGAAGCATGAGAGTGAAAAAAGTACCATTGGCAGCAGGATGGTGAGAAAAGTTCCAGGAAAGCTTTGTTGTCCCCTGCAGCATCCTTCCAAGAAGCAAGAGTTGTTCCACACTTTGGTGCCGAACCGCCTACAAGAGAGAAGATAAGCAGTGCTCTAGGGATAAAAAGATGCAATTAATATTTGAGCAACTTCTAACCTCAAAACGATCAATAAAAAATCCAAGCCAAAGTCGATGTGCAATTATTTGCTCAACAGGATCCATCTCGGGCTGCAGTTCAGGCTCCCCAGGAGCCAGGTGAGGCCTCAGTTTTGCAGCAGGCCCACAGTACCTTGTTCCAGATGCAAAAAGACCACGTTTGGTGTCAATTGTCCATAACCAAGCATCAACAAGCTCAGCAAGGACAAGTGCTCCAAGCTGAGGTGCAGCCGAAACCAACCACGTCCATATGAAAACACCTGTTTCCATTGCATCATATGTGGAAATATAAGCAGGACACCAGCAAAGAAGACGAAGAAGTTGTGAGAAGCCCTCCACATTTGATTTGGATCCAGAACTCTTGTCCATAAGAAAAATGCAAATCAGAAAAAGGAGCAAAATATAGATTCTCTAAGAATTCTAACTAATACCATATAGTACCAGGGAGAAATTTGTTTACCAAATTTGACAAAAGCAGCACTGTAGCCTGAGAGCAAGTGTCACGAAATTCAGACCTGACCACTTCCCCACCTTTCTCTGCTATGTTGACAAACTGTTGAAGTAAACGTACAAACTTATTTAGCAACATTGCATTGAATGAATCATCCTCAGCTTGTGGCTGTTGGGGAAAAGCTCCAGATATAATTCTTTGCAGCCCAGCTCCAAGCCCAAAACCAGTTGGTGTAGTACTGGACTGAAATCCACCAATACTGTTATACAACCTTCTCATGCCAGCAATTTCTCCAGCATGGTTGCATTTAACTGTCGCTGCAGCTTGGTTGCACTTACCAGAACTCATAACTTCTAAATTAAAAGACTCTGATGCTTTTAAGTTTGCTCCTGATGCAGCAGCCGCAGCAGCCATGACTGCGGGAATATTTGCTGTTTGAGATGACCAGTTGTCACTTTTCCCAGTGCCAATTCTTATCTCAGATAAAAGTAAAACAACATCGATTGTGGGCTGCGCTCTTTGCCAGTTGTTAGCTTTACAAAGTTTATCCTGATGTGAAATACATAGACAAAGATGTGCCAAAAAAACTGTAAGAACttaataaaaacaaatatatcTTGACAACATCAACCGTAGAAAATTTAAATGGAAAGATGTATGCATTAGCAAGTAGTAACAATCAAAATGGAAGGTTATAAGATACAATAAAACTTATGATACAACATTTTAGGACTGATTTTAAAACACAAGTTAATTAGAATCAGTAGTGCAGGCATATATGACAATTACTTATCGTACAAAAATACTAGCAGATGCAAAGAAAATTAAATCCCaaatatttcaatttatttatttattcatttgcAGACAATGACGCAGACGCACCCCCAAAGGAAAGGAACTTCATCCAGTATTCGACACTTGCTTAGAATAGAATTGATATTTTAATATTCAAATAAAATTCCAAGTCTTGTTACATATAGTAAACAACATATCTTAGCCCCTTCAAGGCAAGCATGTAACCAAAATGTTGAGACAGTGATGACAAGAAAACTCAACTTAGGGCCTGTTTGTTACCATTTTCTGTTcagttttaaattataaatttgtcACCCTTGTTTTCAGTTTGTTTTCTGTTTCCTAAACAAAactttgaaaacatggtcactATTTTGTAACTTAAAATTGAAAACcagaaatgaaaacagaaaatgaacATAAATCAAACATGTccttatatattaattttaatcatGCATGAAGCACATCAGGTCAACCTGAAGAAGGCCCTGGCTAGTGCATGGAGCACTTGAAAGCGATTTAATTATCCATTCCCGAACAATTCTCTGATACAAGGATCGGACTGTAACTGTCCAAGCAGGATCATTGATGACAGCGGAAGAGTCATCATGCAATGAAAATAGCAATGACTCTAAGCAGGAGGAATCCCATAAAACCTGCAAAGATTTAGTATAAACCTTGAGTATTGTTGAGACTaccaggaaaaaaaaaggagagGACACATTAGAAAAATAACTACATACATGCGTACATGTTTTAATATACTATCACAAATTTACCTGTGGAAACCTATCTCTAAGTTGGGTCAATAAGTTTTCTGCAATATCTCGTATGTGATCCTCCCTTTGGGAAAGACTTTTGATTAGAAAACAGGTATGCATCGTAAGTATTGAATCTCGAGCCTCGGCTTCATGGCCTATTTCAGATACTCGATCTTCCTGAAGCCAGACCGAACAATCATTACCATTCAGTGcaaaaacacaaacaacaacataaaatcagTGTTTAACAAAGAGGAAGACAGAGTCAATCAGAAAAATGAGAGCTAGTACACCAACTAACTACAACCATTAGGTCATATATGCCAAAGCTAGATTAGATCCCCATAAATAGTCAGAGGCACTTAAAAGGGTGTGAACCCATTTCATTGGTCTATACTCTATATATTTGCAGACAATAATGTTAATTTTGGGTGGTTTCAATTTTGGACAAACAGATAAATAGGTGTTGTAATGCAGATTCTAATTATTTATAGAGTAAACCATTAAAATGGTCCTGCAAAATTATTGTCACAGAATTAAAGCCTCCAACACAAAATAGATACCAAATTCATCCTTTTGTGTCGTCACTTAAGTTCTCCAAAAAGACAAATGAGGTGACATTTCAGATAATTGAGGGACTTATTTGGGAAAACAGAAAAACCTCTTCTCTAGTCGTATGTGGTGACACTACAATCTTTTGATGATAAATTTAGGAGTTTACTATTGaaagaaacaaaataattctttaATAACAACCATTAAAATGGTCCTGCAGAATTATTGTCACAGAATTAAAGCCCCCGACACAAAATAGATACCAAATTCATCCTTTTGTGTCGTCACTTAAGTTCTCCATATAGACAAATGAGGTGACATTTTAGATCATTGAGGGACTTATTTGGGAAAACAGAAAAACCTCTTCTCTAGTCGTATGTGGTGACACTACAATCTTTTGATGATAAATTTAGGAGTTTACTAttgaaaagaaacaaaataattctttcAATAACAACTAGTgacttagttcaacaagctctaGGTATTAAATTTTCTAGGAAAAACAATGATTTCATATATACATTAAGAAAATGAGCATCAGGCCCTCCATATGCCTCAAGTAATGCTAATGCTTGCCAGGAAGTAGGTGTTGATTAAGTAATGATTACTAATTAGTGAAAGTTAAACATTTCTTACTTTGGTAGGATTATAACACAAAAATAGGGAAAGGAAAAAATCATACAGCAAATCTAAGGCCTAAAATTAGAGAAGAGGGAGACTAACTTCAAAAATGTGTACAGAATAAGCATGAATTCTAAAAGCCAATTTGCCTCAACAAAAACTATTGTCCATTTTACAACATATTACTTGTCAAACTTTCGGCACAGATTTATTTAATAGTGAAAGCTTTATTATAAACAGTTATGAGGCTGTTTTcacaattaaaaaatgaaaatataatacAGCCAAAGGACACATTACTTTTTGGTGTTTCTTCTCAGCATGAGAAACATAGAGAACACAATTATTTACATGTACATACATAGGCATATTTTGCTGCTACTGCCTTAAGCCTTCCAGATGAATAGTAAAATATTGTTCAGTCAGAACATGTTCATTTAGTTACTAGTTCGAATTTAGATAATAACTACTTGTCATTAAGTAAGTATACCCTTTTTCCTTGAATTGAGGCTTATGCCCCACATGAAGGCACATAAAGGGAGGTTTTAGCAAGTTAAACATAATTTTGTTAAACCTGTTTCTATTCAGCTAAAGCTTTTGTAACAATTTTGTCAAACTAAAACTTTGTGAAACTAATACCTACCAGCCATGACACAGCTGTTTCATAGGCCCTGTGAACAATTGCAGTTAAACACTGGAAGACAGCTGGCATTAGATTTGGAGTCTTGAGATATTCAAAGACACAAGTAAATGCACTTCTAGCAGCATCCCTAGTGGTGCCACCATTTAGGATTCCCCCATTGCTGATAAAGCGGATGATCTCAAGAAAAGCTACAGCAAGAAGATAAGTAGCCTTTACTCCTACaagacaaaaacaaaagaaaagcaCCACAACAGTCATGATGGAGTGGGGAGGTCCGAAATTCAATAAGGGGCAAATGACTAAGTTCCAGCCGAAACAGAAATAATTCATAGAATAAGAAAAACAATGAACAAAGTAACTGCAATGCACCTGATATGGTGCTCATGGCTGCGACATCAACCCTCCCTCCTAAAGCTGCAGAAAGAGCAGCTCTTTGTGCAAGAGCAGCCTTTTCATTGCCGCTGCCCCGGCGACTGCCTGGGTTGTGCAGAGCATTTAGTTCTAACTCATCCTCAAGCCATTTCACTGAGCTAACAACCTGGGCAGAAGAAGAGAGACAAAAGTAAAACTTCAGGCCGGTAAACAGTAAGCAGTAAAATTTTTGGGGATGACAGTTGTTGAATTCATAATAATAAAGGAAATCAcagcaaaaaaaaagtttacttTGATGGTCAGAATGGCAACTTTTCTGGACTTGAGCAAAATAGAAAGCAACAAAATTATGAGTCAAAAAGAGTATCAAAGGCCATTAACTATGCTTCAAAATGTATACATTGGTTGGATGGGTTGGCATCAGAATCTGAACTAAGTTAATTTTGAGGGATGTCAGGACATGCTTCAAAATCAGGCCATTAATATGTACTTAGTTCAGATCCTGATGCCAACCCATCCAACCAATGTATGCATGCATTAAAAAAATTGCCAAAGTAATAAGCTGGATATCTCTACTAAAGCGTTCAACAAAAAAAGTATATAATGACATTAAAGCTAGACTCTCTCAGATTGTTTTGAACAGACCTATCACAGTTCAACCTTGCAGACATAGGTGCATGAAATGGTCACTGCATTCCTAAATCGATTCCACAGCAACAACAATGCTTTAGTTGGTTAAAGGGAAAAAACActaaaaatgattatttcattATGGGCCTTGGTTTTCGGACATTGGGATCCGTATTGTCTACTAGAGAGGTGAGAATGGCCATCCTAACAGGTTCGATAAGTATGACTCATTTGGTTACCTAATCTTACAATGAATCAATGATAATTCCAATCTATGTAAATTTTATGTatcaaacataaaaaaatagaatGGCCTAAGCAAATTACACTGGAACAATAACGGTTATTTGTTTATTCCACTCCAAGCAATTTCAATTTTACCTTCAAGAAGGAAAATAATCAAATTCTGACTTTCTGAGTGTATCAGTATTACAAGAAAAGGCTTAGACACAAGCATGGCACATTAATTAAGTCAACATTGTTCAAATCAAATTCCAAAAAACAAGGCAAAACAGATCCTGAGACCTAAATGGTACTGTAGAGTAGTCCCTTCAGATAATGATGAATCATAAATATACTGTAAGACAATAAGAAGGCAACACAACAAATGTACTAATATTCTTGTATAAAAACATATAGTAAAGAAACACTAATGGAATTATTTACACAAACTTTAAGACCTTTAAGGATCAACTTACTAGTGGAGGGGTCCCTTGAgcaattctcttaacagcagaaGACCACTCCGTATTCCACATATATGGTCCATTTACTGCTTGAAGAGCAATAGCACCATTGCTTCCCACACTGTTCAGTGTACTGGAAACTGACTTCGTAGTTACCTGAGTCTTCTGTATTGGAGGTGCTAGGCCAAAAAGCGCAACGTAGAACCATAGGTTGCGAAACAGTTTTAAAAGTGACGGTTCCACATTTACAGTAGGATCAAAATCAGAACAAATTGCAGCAACTGCAGGAAGCAGAGGACCCAGGAAATCTGCTCCACTCCTGTAGTGAGTAAGCATCACGTGTGAAATCTTCGGAAAACACAAGTCATCAAGAAAATGAAGTCTCCAACCAAAATTCTCAACAAAATTTCAcacattattataaatattctCATGTCATATGCTCagcacagaaaaaaaaaagtatacctTCCACTTTTAGACTCAGCAGCTAAACCAACATCTGAGCATAGGGAGAGCAATCGATGGCGATAATCTGAACGCAATCTTTCACTACTAAGACCACTGGCAATATTAAGAAATCCTGCAGGTAGAGTCTAGAATTTAATTGAACTAGTGAGAATTCATTTGATACTTTTTACACCAAACATATCAATTTTAACAGGAGTTAGATGCTACATACTTCAACTCTCTCCGTCGTGGCTTCAGGTGCCTCTGTTTTGCTTTCAGCTGATCCAACGCTGGAGAGTTTATTCAAGTAACTTCTAGTCATCAAAACCACTGTCTCACGGTAAGATTTTTCGAAACCTAAACTGGCCATTTGAGACACAGCATCAAGAAGCTGTATGGTTTGCAACAAAAACAACGTAAGATTCATACCAAAATAACCAAATGATGGAGAGATAAGAGAAATTCATGCATGAACACAGTACCTGTATGTACAACCAATCAATATGTAAAATGATATCAAAGTAACTTAGCAAGACGTTGTCTTTCTAATTATTATTTCAATGTATCTTGAGTTTTTAATTGGTTGTGCTCATAGACCAAGTGCTCATACAAGAATTAATCTCACAGATAATTTTTCAACACAGCCATAAAATAAATTGAccatcaattttaaaatatacatGCTCTGAAGACAAAGTTCCATACTCGAAGTCTCAGTAAACTAGGAGTTGAAGCATCACCCTCTTCTAAGCTTTCAATAAAAAGAGGTAATATCACATCTACCAGCTCAGACTTGTTGACTGCAACACTCAGGTCAGCAAACAGGCGTATAACATTGAGCTGTACAAAAGGAACTGCAGGTTTCTCTTGGTTGTCCTGATGGCAACAAGATTTTGTAAGCATGTAGATAATTTAACACATGAATCGATATGACAaacttcaattaaaaaatatgttAATAATTTCATAGCAAAAGATACAATGCAGAAGAATTTGAAAGAAGTTAGTGACTGTATGAATGGATATAATTAAGAATGCAAATGATGAATCATGAAATTAAAGGAAATGAACACTAAGTATCCGAAAGCATGTACATGCTAAAGTACTGAACTGCATAAAACATATGGAAATGTATGAAATGCCCAATCAACATGTATGCATAAATATATAGACAACATTTTTATATAGATACGTACAagttaccaaaaataaaaacaaatgacAGCAGAATGGTGACAAAACTAATATAGATTTGTTATTATCACTTTTAGCCTCATGGTTATGTGAAAATCAGTATCTGAACCTGTTCCTCAGAATCATTTCGTTCACGTATGCTTGTGGCTAACCCCATGATGTACGTGTCTACAGGGGCCCGTTCCTTAGCCCAGCAGGATTCAATAATTTGACAGCTGACCTTTGTGACGCTCTCAAACATGGTCCCTTGGGTGTTACTCCATGTATAGGGCTGTTACAATAATATTTCAAAATAGAAAAAAGAcagaaaaaaatcaagaaatggAATGTCAATTGGAATGTAAGTTTGAATGGAAAAGCAACAATGGAAGCATAATATTGAAAGGTAACCAAAGTGCACCTGAGCGCAAACATTGAGAACAATTGGTTTTAGGCGA
This is a stretch of genomic DNA from Lotus japonicus ecotype B-129 chromosome 1, LjGifu_v1.2. It encodes these proteins:
- the LOC130729185 gene encoding phosphatidylinositol 4-kinase alpha 1 — translated: MEALIELCDLISQNPSQLSDKLSWICDKCPPPEHLSAGSPRVSRSHLNAVIAVARFLSNCPDSSDLRPKSVALEFLRSIPYSFTQSFWPQPFNADSVSSFFLDFLAYVSKAAQSSPDFADEVASFSGEVVISAIGEQHSGIARSFLVALSQSFLPISASDADRVVTCLIDQFAFPAPGTPREPNAAGNCDNSSSAQSSPLSVNLNHRSQANYNGSPGNEVSGTSSSGGAASKAADDASTASSRGSAMMNGGSHVWRSNADQLAQTLGLNDGGASSGQQVASFEEETVEFLERQEIAFKLIAHVLEKAPIDPALLEQLRLIGKKQIQSMSAFLKIRKRDWHEQGSLLKTRINTKLSVYKAAVRLKIRSLSALDSDSRSVKRLVYEAVAILIDAAEACLLSGWRKMKTCEELFSSLLLGVAQIAIARGGQPLRILLIRLKPIVLNVCAQPYTWSNTQGTMFESVTKVSCQIIESCWAKERAPVDTYIMGLATSIRERNDSEEQDNQEKPAVPFVQLNVIRLFADLSVAVNKSELVDVILPLFIESLEEGDASTPSLLRLRLLDAVSQMASLGFEKSYRETVVLMTRSYLNKLSSVGSAESKTEAPEATTERVETLPAGFLNIASGLSSERLRSDYRHRLLSLCSDVGLAAESKSGRSGADFLGPLLPAVAAICSDFDPTVNVEPSLLKLFRNLWFYVALFGLAPPIQKTQVTTKSVSSTLNSVGSNGAIALQAVNGPYMWNTEWSSAVKRIAQGTPPLVVSSVKWLEDELELNALHNPGSRRGSGNEKAALAQRAALSAALGGRVDVAAMSTISGVKATYLLAVAFLEIIRFISNGGILNGGTTRDAARSAFTCVFEYLKTPNLMPAVFQCLTAIVHRAYETAVSWLEDRVSEIGHEAEARDSILTMHTCFLIKSLSQREDHIRDIAENLLTQLRDRFPQVLWDSSCLESLLFSLHDDSSAVINDPAWTVTVRSLYQRIVREWIIKSLSSAPCTSQGLLQDKLCKANNWQRAQPTIDVVLLLSEIRIGTGKSDNWSSQTANIPAVMAAAAAASGANLKASESFNLEVMSSGKCNQAAATVKCNHAGEIAGMRRLYNSIGGFQSSTTPTGFGLGAGLQRIISGAFPQQPQAEDDSFNAMLLNKFVRLLQQFVNIAEKGGEVVRSEFRDTCSQATVLLLSNLSSGSKSNVEGFSQLLRLLCWCPAYISTYDAMETGVFIWTWLVSAAPQLGALVLAELVDAWLWTIDTKRGLFASGTRYCGPAAKLRPHLAPGEPELQPEMDPVEQIIAHRLWLGFFIDRFEAVRHQSVEQLLLLGRMLQGTTKLSWNFSHHPAANGTFFTLMLLGLKYCTCQFQGNLQKFQLGLQLLEDRIYRASLGWFAYEPEWYDTNYTNFAQCEAQSVSLFVHYLSNMKGDAVQLGSKGNGQENGNSLADMSDLYHPVWGQMENYAVGREKRKQLLLMLCQHEADRLDVWAQPTNTKESSSRPKVSSDKWIEYTRTAFSVDPRIALSLASRFPANVFVKTEVTQLVQAHIVDVRNIPEALPYFITPKAVDDNSVLLQQLPHWAPCSITQALEFLTPAYKGHPRVMAYILRVLESYPPERVTFFMPQLVQSLRHDEGRLVEGYLLRAAQRSDIFAHILIWHLQGETVPETGKEPNSGKNGSFLELLPAVRQRIIDGFNPKALDIFRREFDFFDKVTSISGVLYPLPKEERRAGIRRELEKIELEGEDLYLPTATNKLVKGIRVDSGIPLQSAAKVPIMITFNVADRDGDQNDIKPQACIFKVGDDCRQDVLALQVISLLRDIFEAVGINLYLFPYGVLPTGPERGIIEVVPNTRSRSQMGETTDGGLFEIFQQDYGPVGSASFEAARQNFIISSAGYAVASLLLQPKDRHNGNLLFDNVGRLVHIDFGFILETSPGGNMRFESAHFKLSHEMTQLLDPSGVMKSDTWSQFLSLCVKGYLCARRHMDGIITTVALMLDSGLPCFSRGDPIGNLRKRFHPEMSEREAANFMTHVCKDAYNKWTTAGYDLIQYLQQGIEK